CGAGGTGATTCCGTCGCTCGCCTACGCCACCACACTGACCGAGAACATCGCGATGGGCATCAACCTGAAGTTCATCTGGGTCGACCTGGCGCCGGAGAGCGTCACGTTCGGACAGGGTGAGGGCTCGGGAACCACCTTCGCCGGCGATCTGGGCGTGCTCTACAGAATGGGTGCCGGGAGGCTTCGCCTCGGGAGCGCGATCCAGAACGTCGGTCCGAAGATCGCCTACATCGACGAGGAGCAGTCCGACCCGCTGCCCAGGAACTGGAAGCTCGGAGCCTCCTACAAGATCCTCGACGATGAGATGAACGAACTCCTCGTGTGCGGCGAGTACAATAAATCGCTCGTCATCTACGAGGACTTCTTCGATTTCTCGACGGGCGTCATCCTGAACGCCGGCGTCGAGTATCGCTACTATGATCTGCTGTCGCTTCGCGCAGGGTACGTCTACGACGAGGACGGCGAGATCAAGGACTTCTCG
This sequence is a window from Candidatus Effluviviaceae Genus V sp.. Protein-coding genes within it:
- a CDS encoding PorV/PorQ family protein, with amino-acid sequence MTRALVVTLAVAVLMAAPCAEAQVSIGGAQSLYIQPGGRPAGMGDCYAAVAEDASACYWNPAGLAFMPVQKNLILMHSELVPDWGDVYYEYAAYAQKVEGLGTLAGSVTYLTYGEQVATEEGSPDPVGTFNSYEVIPSLAYATTLTENIAMGINLKFIWVDLAPESVTFGQGEGSGTTFAGDLGVLYRMGAGRLRLGSAIQNVGPKIAYIDEEQSDPLPRNWKLGASYKILDDEMNELLVCGEYNKSLVIYEDFFDFSTGVILNAGVEYRYYDLLSLRAGYVYDEDGEIKDFS